The Bacillus sp. NEB1478 genome contains the following window.
GATTCCTTGATCGAAGCTGTACGAGTTGTAGCTGATGGAGGTGCTTATCTGCATCCGAAAATTACACACAACTTGCTGAACGAGTTCCGCCGTTTATCTACTTCAAACAAGACACAGCAGAACAAAGCTGGTTTTGTAGAAGTGGAATACCGCAAGCCATTGCACATCTTAACGCGTCGTGAATGTGAAGTTCTTCAGCTATTAGCTGACGGACGAAGCAACCGTACGATTGGTGAAGAGCTGTATATCAGTGAAAAAACGGTTAAAAACCATGTAAGTAACATTCTGCAAAAAATGAACGTAAACGACCGTACACAAGCGGTAGTAGAAGCGATCAAAAACGGCTGGGTAAAGGTGCGTTAATACAAGTTTTGAGTTTGAGGACCTTCATGTAAAATGAGGGTCTTTTTTTAATACTAAAAAAGAAAAACCATTGGAGAGATCTAATTGAAAAAGAAATATATCCTCGCTGCAGATGTTGGCGGAACAAAAATAGAATGTGTATTGTTTAATATTGATGGAGAATTATTGAACAGTAAAACTTTTAAAACAAACGAAGTCATAAAATTTGATGTTGCGGATTGTTTAGCGGTAGAGATGAAAAGGATCATACAGGAACAGGGGATACGACTTAATGAAGTGAGCTATGTTGGATTAGGCGTCACAGGGTTGGTCGATAGTGCTGCAGGTGTGGTTTTAGAAGCGCCTAGTTTGAACTGGGAGAATTACCCGATGCAGGAAAAGCTTCAAAATTTACTCGGTATTCCAGTTTGCATCGGAAACGATGTAAATATTGGATTGCTGGGTGAAGTGGAGAAAGGTACATTAGAAGGTGTTAACCATGCTATTTATTTTATGATCGGTACAAGTATCGGTGCTGGTCTTTTCTTAAATGGAGAAATTTATGAAGGGCATTCTTTTTCTGCTGGTGAAGTAGGATACGCCATAACAGAAAAATCAGTTGTTTCAAAAGGATTTAGAGCAGCACGACCAGGCTATGGATATTTAAGCACACATGCAGGCGGTTATGGAATGGCTCATAAGTATGCTGAGTTAATGGGGCTGAGTGTTTCAACAGAAGAACTTTTTCAGTTAGCTAAAAGTGATGACCCAGTTGCAAAATCTATAATAGAAGAAGCCGTAGAACACATTTCAACATGCTTAATAAATTTAACAGTAATTTTAAATCCTGAAGTCATTTTATTCAGTGGCGGAGTAGGATCACAATTAAAACCTTTTTTAGAAAAAATAAATGAAAATCTTGATAAATATGTTCCTTTTAAACCAGAATTGAATATTTCATCCTTAGGAAATCACTCAGTTTTGTATGGTGCTTACTCGTTATGCCGAAAACGGTTAGACGTATAGAAGAAAAGTATGGAAGGAAATAAGTATAATCAAGAGAATACATTTTATATACGACCTTAATTTCGTGTTTTACTATTTTTGATGTTGTACACTGTTAAAGGTGATCAAATAAGATTTTTACATAAGAGAGGGCTAAAATTATGAGTAAGGTAGCTATCATTACAGACAGCACATCCTACATACCTGAACATATCCGCGGCGATAAAGACATTGTAATGATTCCGCTCAACGTTATTTTCGAAAATGAAACGTACAAAGAAGAAGCTGAAATAAAAGCAGATGATTTTTATGAAATGGTTGGAAGAAACGATACCTTACCGAAAACATCCCAGCCGGCGATTGGGGAACTGGTAGAGTTACTGGAAGAACTTTCAACAGATTATGACGAAGCAGTGATGATCACTTTATCAAGCGGGATTAGCGGAACGTATCAAAGTGCAGTTGCCGCAGGGGAAATGGTCGATGGAATCAAGCTTCATGTTTTTGACTCAGAAATCAGCTGCGCACCGCAAGGCTTCTATACAATGAAGGCTGCTGGACTGGCGAATCAAGGTAAGAACGGGTTTGAGATTATGAACGAACTTCTAGAAATGAAGAATAAAGGGATACCAGCATATTTCGTAGTGGATGACTTGAACCACCTGCACCGCGGCGGAAGGTTAAATACCGCTCAGCTTTTCATAGGGAACTTGCTGCAAATCAAACCGATTCTTCATTTTGATGATAAAAAGATCGTGCCATTTGAAAAAATAAGAACAAAAAAG
Protein-coding sequences here:
- a CDS encoding ROK family protein, coding for MKKKYILAADVGGTKIECVLFNIDGELLNSKTFKTNEVIKFDVADCLAVEMKRIIQEQGIRLNEVSYVGLGVTGLVDSAAGVVLEAPSLNWENYPMQEKLQNLLGIPVCIGNDVNIGLLGEVEKGTLEGVNHAIYFMIGTSIGAGLFLNGEIYEGHSFSAGEVGYAITEKSVVSKGFRAARPGYGYLSTHAGGYGMAHKYAELMGLSVSTEELFQLAKSDDPVAKSIIEEAVEHISTCLINLTVILNPEVILFSGGVGSQLKPFLEKINENLDKYVPFKPELNISSLGNHSVLYGAYSLCRKRLDV
- a CDS encoding DegV family protein gives rise to the protein MSKVAIITDSTSYIPEHIRGDKDIVMIPLNVIFENETYKEEAEIKADDFYEMVGRNDTLPKTSQPAIGELVELLEELSTDYDEAVMITLSSGISGTYQSAVAAGEMVDGIKLHVFDSEISCAPQGFYTMKAAGLANQGKNGFEIMNELLEMKNKGIPAYFVVDDLNHLHRGGRLNTAQLFIGNLLQIKPILHFDDKKIVPFEKIRTKKKALKRIFDIMDENIRQDEKVTISVIHAKREDEAVEIAEELRENFVNANVSISYFGPVIGTHLGEGSLGITWMKE